A portion of the Pseudomonadota bacterium genome contains these proteins:
- a CDS encoding bifunctional riboflavin kinase/FAD synthetase, translating to MRIYRTTRDLPEDARRAVVAMGNFDGVHRGHQAVLARAAEVAAGYGAPLAVMTFEPHPRALFAPETPPFRLTPFRTKARILQDMGVEILYVIHFDRVFSEMAAGQFVEDILVRDCAVRHVVTGGDFVFGHKRSGAGAMLQDAGQRLGFGVTLVPLTLGENSQPCSSSQVRALLQAGQPEQAAQLLGRPWLVEGLVRQGQQRGRTIGVPTANLDLGEYLRPAFGVYAVQVGLEDGRTLSGVANIGRRPTVNEGTDVRLEVHILDAGADLDLYDRHLRVGLLSFIRPEQKFEDLDALRARITQDMDQARNICHQHGL from the coding sequence ATGAGAATATACCGGACCACCCGCGACCTGCCCGAGGACGCCCGGCGCGCTGTGGTGGCCATGGGCAATTTCGACGGCGTCCACAGGGGGCACCAGGCTGTGCTGGCGCGGGCGGCAGAGGTTGCGGCCGGTTATGGTGCGCCCCTGGCGGTCATGACATTCGAGCCGCATCCACGGGCCCTGTTTGCCCCGGAAACACCGCCGTTCCGCCTGACGCCCTTTCGCACAAAGGCCAGGATCCTCCAGGACATGGGGGTGGAGATCCTGTACGTCATCCATTTTGACCGCGTGTTCTCTGAAATGGCCGCCGGCCAGTTTGTGGAGGATATCCTGGTGCGGGACTGCGCCGTCCGGCACGTGGTCACGGGCGGGGATTTTGTGTTCGGCCATAAACGCTCGGGCGCTGGCGCCATGCTGCAGGACGCCGGCCAGCGCCTCGGGTTTGGCGTGACGCTGGTGCCCCTGACGCTGGGGGAGAATAGCCAGCCGTGCTCCTCCAGCCAGGTGCGAGCCCTGCTGCAGGCCGGGCAGCCAGAGCAGGCGGCGCAGCTTCTGGGCCGGCCCTGGCTCGTCGAGGGGCTGGTGCGGCAGGGGCAGCAGCGCGGCCGGACCATCGGCGTTCCCACGGCCAATCTGGATCTGGGGGAATACCTGCGTCCCGCCTTCGGGGTCTATGCGGTGCAGGTGGGGCTGGAGGACGGTCGCACCCTGTCCGGTGTGGCCAACATTGGCCGCCGACCCACCGTGAACGAGGGAACTGATGTGCGGCTCGAAGTGCACATCCTGGACGCCGGCGCGGATCTGGACCTTTATGATCGCCATTTGCGCGTGGGGCTTCTGTCCTTTATCCGGCCCGAACAGAAATTCGAGGACCTGGACGCCCTGCGGGCCCGCATCACGCAGGATATGGACCAGGCCCGGAATATCTGTCACCAGCATGGGCTGTAG
- the grxC gene encoding glutaredoxin 3 produces the protein MPVIEIYSTPFCGYCSHAKRLLESKGVSSWTEVDIMLEPARRDEMIKRTGGRQTVPQIFIGGKHVGSYDDLRALDRDGKLEALLKD, from the coding sequence ATGCCGGTCATCGAGATCTATTCCACACCCTTCTGCGGTTACTGCAGCCACGCCAAGCGCCTGCTGGAAAGCAAGGGCGTGTCATCATGGACGGAAGTCGACATCATGCTGGAACCTGCCCGCCGGGACGAGATGATCAAGCGCACCGGCGGCCGCCAGACGGTGCCCCAGATCTTCATCGGCGGAAAGCATGTGGGCAGCTATGACGACCTGCGCGCCCTGGACAGGGACGGCAAGCTGGAGGCCCTGCTGAAGGACTAG